The segment CCTATTATCTTTGTCTCTTTTTGTTCTTTCTGTTACACCCTTGTATAAAGCAATAAGGAAAAAATACTTTGAGTCAGTATCTAGCAAAAAAGAAAATATTTGATTTGTTTTTTTCTTTTATTGGATTAATTTTTTTATGGCCTGTTATATTATTTGGATGGATAGCATCTTCAATTAGCACAAGATCTAATGGTTTTTTTCTTCAGAAAAGAGTCGGTGTTAATGGTAAAGTCTTTCATGTTATTAAACTCAAGACTATGACAGACACAAAAAGTGATTTTAGTTCTATTACTGCTTTGAATACGAAACGTATTACTAAAGTGGGTGCATTACTTCGAAAAACAAAAATTGATGAGTTACCTCAATTAATAAATGTTTTTTTGGGGCAGATGAGTTTTGTTGGGCCACGCCCTGATGTTGAAGGTTATGCTGATAAGCTTACTGGCAATGAACGTAAAGTTTTATCATTTAAACCAGGTATAACGGGTAAAGCAACAATTTACTTTAAATATGAAGAGGAATTATTGCAATCAGCAGAAAACCCTCAAAATTTTAATGACTCAATTGTGTATCCATTGAAGACTAAAATAAATTTAGAATATGCCGAACAC is part of the Photobacterium angustum genome and harbors:
- a CDS encoding sugar transferase, yielding MSQYLAKKKIFDLFFSFIGLIFLWPVILFGWIASSISTRSNGFFLQKRVGVNGKVFHVIKLKTMTDTKSDFSSITALNTKRITKVGALLRKTKIDELPQLINVFLGQMSFVGPRPDVEGYADKLTGNERKVLSFKPGITGKATIYFKYEEELLQSAENPQNFNDSIVYPLKTKINLEYAEHASIIKDVDIILQTVIGKSIYSETIIPFTSTHECIDKLESYKC